One window from the genome of Faecalibacterium sp. HTF-F encodes:
- a CDS encoding recombinase family protein: MIFQCFQKYRYLTSAFERPGFTQMMEDIQSDKINCIIVKDLSRLGRNYIEMGKYLERIFPMIGIRFIAINDNYDNANTESSDSDSIVVPFKNLLNDSYCRDISIKVRSQLDIKRRKGEFIGGYAVYGYSKDEQNKNRLVVDEYAADIVRSIYRRKLEGMSANSIADQLNSEGVLAPSEYKRLCGLNYHSGFKTGTHAKWQAIQVLRILKNEVYTGTMVQGKRQKINYKIKKIRDVDESCWIKVPNTHEAIISQRMFDIVQEVLKLDTCASKGQKIVHLFSGIVRCGDCGQNMVRCTVSKKGKKYIYLNCVTNHKGLGCSSHHIRESKLEEVVLAALQEKIQQISGLEERLDEINEIPKNQRRLKSVEEHMKVLEQEEQKYQTLCRQLYEDMSNGIVSKDEYKEFSCSFNEKIENIRKAKMEMDCQLDSLNNLDVEHLPWIEDFKSYQNLTSLNRRVLVELVESITVYDKEHIHIQYRFDQEIRNVLEYCNSVLTTETEGSTV, translated from the coding sequence TTGATTTTCCAGTGTTTTCAAAAGTATCGTTATCTAACGTCAGCTTTTGAGCGACCGGGCTTTACGCAGATGATGGAGGACATCCAATCCGACAAAATCAACTGCATCATAGTCAAGGACTTGTCTCGACTGGGCCGTAACTACATTGAGATGGGAAAGTATCTGGAACGGATTTTCCCGATGATAGGGATTCGGTTCATCGCCATCAATGATAACTACGATAATGCAAATACTGAGAGCAGTGATTCAGATAGCATCGTGGTTCCCTTCAAGAATCTGCTGAATGATTCCTACTGCAGGGATATTTCCATTAAGGTTCGGAGCCAGTTGGACATTAAGCGGCGCAAGGGGGAGTTCATCGGCGGGTACGCAGTGTACGGCTACAGTAAAGATGAACAGAACAAAAATCGATTGGTGGTAGATGAGTACGCAGCAGATATTGTTCGCTCTATCTATCGCAGAAAATTGGAAGGCATGAGTGCAAACTCTATTGCAGACCAACTGAACAGCGAAGGGGTCCTGGCTCCCAGTGAATACAAACGGCTGTGCGGATTAAATTATCACAGTGGTTTCAAGACTGGAACTCATGCAAAGTGGCAGGCGATTCAGGTACTTCGGATTCTGAAAAATGAAGTTTACACCGGAACGATGGTGCAGGGTAAACGGCAAAAAATCAATTACAAGATCAAGAAAATCCGGGACGTAGATGAATCTTGCTGGATCAAAGTTCCCAATACACACGAGGCCATCATTTCACAAAGAATGTTTGACATCGTGCAGGAAGTTTTAAAGCTGGACACCTGTGCATCGAAAGGACAGAAGATAGTCCATCTCTTTTCAGGCATTGTTCGGTGCGGTGACTGCGGACAGAATATGGTGCGGTGCACCGTATCAAAAAAAGGTAAAAAGTATATATATCTGAACTGCGTCACAAATCATAAGGGCCTGGGCTGTTCTTCACACCACATTAGGGAAAGTAAATTGGAAGAAGTGGTGCTGGCTGCATTGCAGGAAAAGATTCAGCAGATCAGCGGACTAGAAGAACGTCTGGATGAAATCAACGAGATTCCCAAAAACCAACGAAGGTTAAAATCTGTAGAAGAGCACATGAAAGTGCTGGAACAGGAAGAACAGAAATACCAGACCCTGTGCCGTCAGCTTTACGAAGATATGAGCAACGGCATTGTCAGTAAGGATGAGTACAAAGAGTTCAGCTGTTCCTTTAACGAAAAAATCGAAAATATCCGTAAGGCAAAAATGGAAATGGACTGTCAACTGGATAGTTTGAACAATCTGGATGTGGAACATTTGCCGTGGATCGAAGATTTTAAATCCTATCAAAACTTAACGAGTCTGAATCGCCGTGTTCTGGTAGAACTGGTGGAAAGCATTACAGTCTATGATAAGGAGCACATTCACATCCAATATCGCTTCGACCAGGAAATCCGCAATGTACTGGAATATTGTAACAGTGTTCTGACAACAGAAACGGAGGGGAGTACAGTATGA
- a CDS encoding recombinase family protein, with protein MKCVSYTRTIPWKNHKGELTIADQNQRIAEYLAEHKELNLQKRYSDRKNAENAGAAFDKMIDDGVEQKFDCIIVASMYYCGPDFPAARQAIKETLYETGVNLIVLEEGLDTRTASRKEVEDYFEEKRCEMHAEIMFAWRKKQGAGFRLTNSVPFGYIRRNGESNMVKDEEVAPYLSEAFSRYASGQKMGDIAKWLNEQNVEPPMRHKKRIQGKQYEGEPDLWTSDNLRGLFRNPTYTGATANGSHQIIAENCHEPYMTKEQFYALPCNMRQGGNKKSTREKYKKPNPLAKRTICTCGRPLYWHKDKKTGEELFYCSYCRAHKENGKELKAPAASVYKKVIDAMERERREEEKMYSAIQQGAGRKAIEAVRADSSMQMKTILAELNMEQFRRVPLYECYMADEITEEQYHAEVLDYEEAHRKLNEQLTAIMENTTAWERALSLRNPWIQQMEQYKTPEALDRNFVKKYIEQVVVTFLGDRQAEISLTMKTQEWKQMLERIELEGTDDGTKE; from the coding sequence ATGAAATGCGTAAGTTATACCCGGACGATACCTTGGAAAAACCATAAAGGTGAACTGACGATTGCCGACCAGAATCAGCGCATTGCAGAATACCTGGCTGAACATAAAGAGCTAAATTTACAGAAAAGGTATTCTGATCGCAAGAATGCTGAAAACGCAGGTGCAGCATTTGACAAAATGATTGATGATGGAGTGGAGCAAAAATTTGACTGCATCATTGTAGCATCTATGTACTACTGTGGGCCTGACTTCCCGGCGGCGCGTCAGGCAATCAAGGAAACTCTTTATGAGACAGGTGTTAACCTGATCGTACTGGAAGAAGGACTGGACACCAGAACTGCCAGTCGAAAAGAGGTTGAGGACTATTTTGAGGAAAAACGCTGCGAGATGCACGCGGAAATCATGTTTGCATGGAGGAAAAAGCAGGGCGCAGGATTCCGACTGACCAATTCTGTTCCGTTTGGTTATATCCGCAGGAATGGTGAAAGCAACATGGTAAAGGATGAAGAGGTTGCGCCGTATCTGAGCGAAGCTTTTTCCAGATATGCATCGGGACAGAAGATGGGCGATATTGCAAAATGGTTGAACGAACAGAATGTCGAACCACCGATGAGGCACAAAAAAAGAATCCAGGGAAAACAATATGAAGGAGAACCTGATTTGTGGACATCGGATAATCTGAGGGGATTGTTCAGAAATCCAACATACACGGGTGCAACGGCAAACGGAAGCCATCAGATTATTGCAGAGAACTGCCATGAGCCGTACATGACAAAAGAACAGTTTTATGCGCTTCCGTGCAATATGCGGCAGGGTGGGAACAAAAAATCGACTCGGGAAAAATACAAAAAACCGAATCCACTGGCAAAGCGTACCATTTGTACCTGTGGACGTCCACTTTATTGGCATAAGGATAAGAAAACGGGAGAAGAACTATTCTATTGCAGCTACTGCCGTGCTCACAAGGAGAATGGAAAGGAATTGAAAGCTCCGGCTGCATCTGTATATAAAAAGGTGATAGATGCTATGGAGAGAGAACGTCGAGAAGAAGAAAAGATGTACTCCGCAATTCAGCAGGGAGCTGGCAGAAAAGCAATTGAAGCAGTAAGAGCTGATAGTTCGATGCAGATGAAGACCATTCTGGCTGAACTTAATATGGAACAGTTTCGCCGTGTACCGTTATATGAATGCTATATGGCCGATGAAATCACGGAAGAACAGTATCATGCTGAAGTTCTGGACTATGAAGAAGCCCATCGAAAGCTGAATGAACAGCTTACGGCAATCATGGAAAATACGACGGCATGGGAACGGGCATTGAGTTTGCGAAATCCGTGGATTCAGCAGATGGAACAATATAAGACCCCAGAGGCACTGGATCGTAATTTTGTAAAAAAGTACATTGAACAGGTCGTGGTTACATTTTTGGGCGATAGGCAGGCAGAAATCAGTTTAACGATGAAAACACAGGAATGGAAGCAGATGCTTGAACGGATAGAATTGGAGGGTACAGACGATGGCACGAAAGAGTAG
- a CDS encoding recombinase family protein, with protein MARKSRKNLPQPEQAVISVQFPELDEGKIPTAIYGRLSVEDNEDNESMETQIALVQDFINRSSELNYVDTYFDNGFTGTNFKRPAFTRLMNDVRQKKIKCIVVKDLSRFGRNYLEAGYYIETVFPFLGVRLIAVNDHFDSTRKEDMESMALPIRNMVNTMYAKDISKKVWSSLQRKKKAGYAVGSDAPFGYIRNPVTKRNEIDPETAFYVQLIFQWALMGVAIYEIARRMTLLQVPTPREWHRKIVEEKDVVPYKKWGETSIRHMLANQTYVGDTINNKSTQKFFCGAGQT; from the coding sequence ATGGCACGAAAGAGTAGAAAGAATTTGCCCCAACCGGAACAAGCAGTGATTTCAGTGCAGTTCCCGGAATTGGATGAAGGAAAAATACCAACCGCAATCTATGGACGGCTTTCGGTGGAAGATAACGAAGATAACGAAAGCATGGAAACGCAGATTGCACTGGTGCAGGATTTTATTAACCGCAGCAGTGAACTGAATTATGTGGATACTTATTTTGACAATGGCTTTACAGGAACAAATTTTAAGCGCCCGGCCTTTACCCGTTTGATGAACGATGTGCGGCAGAAGAAAATCAAGTGTATCGTTGTAAAAGATCTCTCGCGCTTTGGTCGCAACTATCTGGAAGCGGGGTACTATATTGAAACTGTATTTCCGTTTCTTGGTGTTCGATTGATTGCTGTCAACGATCATTTTGATAGTACGCGCAAAGAGGATATGGAAAGCATGGCTCTTCCGATTCGGAATATGGTCAACACCATGTATGCGAAAGACATTTCCAAAAAGGTGTGGAGTTCCCTGCAGCGTAAAAAAAAAGCCGGCTATGCAGTCGGAAGTGATGCTCCGTTTGGATATATTCGGAATCCCGTGACAAAACGAAATGAGATTGACCCGGAAACGGCTTTTTATGTACAGTTGATTTTCCAGTGGGCACTGATGGGCGTAGCGATTTATGAAATCGCCAGACGGATGACCTTGCTGCAGGTTCCTACCCCACGAGAGTGGCATCGGAAAATTGTTGAGGAAAAGGATGTCGTTCCTTATAAAAAATGGGGCGAAACTTCGATACGGCATATGCTGGCCAACCAAACCTATGTGGGAGATACCATCAACAATAAAAGCACACAGAAGTTTTTTTGCGGGGCAGGACAAACGTGA
- a CDS encoding recombinase zinc beta ribbon domain-containing protein, translating to MAKNTHPAIIARDDFEKVQEILTKNQKVFKTVRAESEQIRTEYQNDLAGMVFCADCGRSMDFDRLPHGAEESKKVCYYICRARQADDKCIGHQITEKLLKALVMDQLHLFIVRLSDKRKILEELRKIEDMQNPVYRAKSEVMSLTDKVGQMAKKREQLYADYVAGAVDSEEYQQIREEYSRQYDSLRTALQRVEAKKMEVEQQIREYLNMTSNLEAHLDDFGFDAQLVKSLVQRIEVSADKRIRIVFGFQDVLADFGKESAGK from the coding sequence TTGGCAAAAAATACACATCCAGCTATCATTGCAAGGGATGATTTTGAAAAGGTGCAGGAGATTCTGACGAAGAATCAGAAAGTGTTCAAAACAGTAAGAGCAGAATCGGAACAGATTCGCACGGAGTATCAGAATGATCTTGCTGGAATGGTGTTCTGTGCAGACTGCGGCAGATCGATGGATTTTGACAGACTTCCGCATGGAGCAGAAGAAAGTAAAAAGGTTTGCTACTATATTTGCAGAGCAAGGCAGGCGGATGATAAGTGCATCGGACATCAGATTACGGAAAAACTTCTGAAAGCTCTGGTAATGGATCAGCTGCATCTTTTCATCGTTCGGCTCAGTGATAAGCGCAAAATTCTGGAAGAACTGCGAAAAATCGAAGATATGCAGAATCCTGTCTACCGTGCAAAGAGTGAGGTAATGAGCCTGACGGATAAGGTTGGGCAGATGGCGAAGAAAAGAGAACAGCTTTATGCGGATTATGTGGCAGGCGCGGTGGATTCCGAAGAATATCAACAGATCCGGGAAGAGTATTCCAGACAGTATGATAGCCTGCGGACAGCACTGCAGAGAGTAGAAGCAAAAAAGATGGAAGTAGAACAACAAATCAGAGAATATCTGAATATGACTTCCAACCTGGAAGCGCATCTGGATGACTTTGGATTTGATGCTCAGCTGGTAAAATCCCTCGTGCAGAGAATCGAAGTGAGTGCAGATAAGCGGATTCGCATTGTATTTGGATTTCAAGATGTGTTAGCAGACTTTGGAAAGGAGAGTGCGGGAAAATGA
- a CDS encoding recombinase family protein, with amino-acid sequence MIATYQRISRADGDLGKDGKDKSNSIENQKELIQRYISHKESLQNLPVMDFVDDGYTGSNFDRPGFQKMMDGVRSGEIDTIIVKDLSRFGRDYIGVGEYMEQIFPLLGVRLISINDNYDSSNYNGTTLGMDLVVSNMVNTMYCRDAGKKLRTANRVKWRKGISTASAAPFGYQFDPNRKGSYIIDLPAAKIVRRIFDLAILGLGTREIAMALNDENAPVPSVYNREHKAYGKETTYTIAPVILWDSSRVWKILTAYVYTGAMVLGKSQRLISGKKIIRIVPKGQQYITEGTHEAIVSREEFEKAQLVIRNNGHRVVMGSVDFPLKGKIRCGNCRRVLGYDYKQASPIFWCREGMELIGQTQCSSEIYQASDIENAVFQALKKELSLLDSLYGDIKKEEQSLKESSRKASRRKTLMEQELKNLKGEKMRMYEEYAAGTLSLDNYKNKKQECDRKIAEVQDKIEQFKAEESVKSVVPGTVRAAAEQAENFLHGTRLTASMVSAFIENVYVHEGGRIVVQFKYEQSIQDAVRALHTD; translated from the coding sequence ATGATTGCAACGTATCAGCGCATTTCAAGGGCGGACGGTGATTTGGGTAAGGATGGAAAAGACAAGAGCAACAGCATCGAAAACCAGAAAGAACTGATCCAGCGGTATATTTCCCACAAAGAAAGTCTGCAAAATCTGCCGGTGATGGATTTTGTGGATGATGGTTACACAGGCAGCAATTTCGACAGACCGGGCTTTCAGAAGATGATGGATGGTGTGCGCAGTGGCGAGATTGATACCATTATCGTAAAGGACCTTTCTCGTTTTGGACGCGATTACATTGGTGTGGGCGAATACATGGAGCAGATTTTTCCACTACTGGGTGTCCGACTCATCTCCATCAATGACAACTATGACAGCAGCAATTATAATGGTACAACCCTGGGGATGGATTTGGTTGTCAGCAACATGGTAAACACCATGTACTGCCGGGATGCAGGAAAGAAGCTTCGGACAGCCAATCGAGTAAAATGGCGCAAGGGCATTTCTACAGCGTCTGCTGCACCGTTTGGTTATCAGTTTGACCCGAATAGAAAAGGATCATATATCATTGACCTTCCAGCGGCAAAAATTGTCCGTCGCATCTTTGACCTTGCGATTCTGGGATTGGGGACGCGAGAAATAGCGATGGCATTGAATGATGAAAATGCTCCTGTGCCGAGTGTTTATAACCGGGAGCATAAGGCGTATGGAAAAGAAACAACTTACACGATTGCACCTGTGATTCTTTGGGATAGTTCTCGCGTCTGGAAAATCCTCACGGCGTATGTGTACACCGGAGCGATGGTTCTGGGAAAAAGTCAAAGGTTAATTTCCGGCAAGAAAATCATTCGCATTGTTCCCAAAGGGCAACAATACATTACGGAAGGAACCCATGAAGCTATCGTCAGCCGGGAAGAATTTGAAAAGGCGCAGCTTGTCATAAGAAACAACGGGCATAGAGTAGTGATGGGGAGCGTGGATTTCCCACTCAAGGGAAAAATTCGATGCGGTAATTGCAGACGAGTCCTGGGGTATGACTACAAACAGGCTTCTCCCATATTCTGGTGCAGAGAGGGAATGGAACTTATCGGTCAGACCCAATGTTCATCGGAAATATATCAGGCCAGTGATATTGAAAATGCAGTGTTTCAGGCATTAAAAAAAGAACTTTCTCTATTGGACTCTCTCTATGGTGATATTAAAAAGGAAGAACAGAGTTTAAAAGAATCCAGTAGAAAGGCGAGCCGTCGAAAAACTTTGATGGAGCAGGAACTGAAAAATCTGAAAGGTGAGAAGATGCGGATGTATGAGGAATACGCGGCAGGAACGCTCTCTCTGGACAATTATAAGAACAAAAAACAGGAATGCGATAGGAAGATTGCAGAAGTGCAGGACAAAATCGAACAATTCAAAGCGGAAGAATCTGTCAAGAGCGTTGTTCCAGGGACGGTACGCGCAGCAGCAGAACAGGCAGAAAATTTCCTGCACGGCACGAGACTTACGGCAAGTATGGTATCGGCCTTCATCGAAAATGTTTATGTGCATGAGGGTGGGCGAATCGTTGTACAGTTCAAATATGAGCAGAGTATACAGGATGCCGTAAGAGCATTACACACAGATTAA
- a CDS encoding VOC family protein: MKLAAIHHVAIIVSDYEKSKDFYVNKLGFAIVRENFRKERNDWKLDLRVGEGADAIELEIFAEPNPPKRVNRPEACGLRHLAFRVEDVEATVAELEQMGIGCEPIRLDSYTQKKMTFFFDPDGLPLELHE; this comes from the coding sequence ATGAAATTAGCAGCGATTCATCATGTGGCAATCATCGTTTCAGATTATGAGAAATCGAAAGACTTCTATGTGAATAAGCTGGGATTTGCGATTGTACGAGAAAACTTCCGTAAAGAACGGAATGACTGGAAACTGGATTTGCGTGTTGGTGAGGGTGCTGATGCGATTGAACTGGAGATCTTCGCAGAGCCGAACCCGCCTAAGCGCGTGAATCGACCGGAAGCCTGCGGACTGCGGCATCTAGCATTCCGGGTGGAGGATGTGGAAGCCACTGTAGCAGAACTGGAACAGATGGGGATAGGATGCGAACCGATTCGATTGGACAGCTACACCCAAAAGAAGATGACATTTTTCTTTGATCCAGATGGTTTGCCGTTGGAACTGCATGAATAA
- a CDS encoding ATP-binding protein, with product MVERKEYLDQLWAWKDERQIKVVTGIRRCGKSVLLEQYQQRLLANGVAPEQIISINFENLDYEPLKDYMRLYNYLKERLCVDKMTYIFLDEVQEVPSFEKVVDSLYIRDHVDVYITGSNAYMLSSELATLLSGRYTEIKMLPLSFREYMAVTGMAKEEAFAEFMKTGGIPYVAVMNRTDEKIDQYLEGIYNTVIVKDIEQRQTRREKESGKRKITDIALLKTIARYLASVIGSPVSMKSITDYLISAGRKVSQNTVSDYVEALTESFIFYPVERFDIVGKQLLKVNNKFYMVDMGIRNHILPRKRYDLGFTIENIVYLELSRRGGKVNVGKYGSTEVDFVTQKEGVLTYYQVTADMTAEETFEREMRPLRSIHDNYEKIVLTLDRFSLGNYDGIKVVNVIDWLLG from the coding sequence ATGGTTGAACGAAAAGAATATCTTGACCAGCTTTGGGCATGGAAAGATGAGCGGCAGATCAAGGTCGTGACCGGAATCCGTCGCTGTGGAAAATCTGTACTTCTGGAACAGTATCAGCAGAGACTCTTGGCGAATGGAGTCGCACCAGAACAGATTATTTCTATCAACTTTGAAAATCTGGATTACGAACCCTTAAAAGATTATATGAGGCTGTACAACTATCTCAAAGAACGTTTGTGTGTTGATAAGATGACATACATCTTTTTGGACGAGGTTCAGGAAGTTCCTTCATTCGAGAAAGTGGTTGACAGCCTTTATATCAGAGATCATGTGGATGTTTATATCACAGGCTCCAATGCATATATGTTGTCAAGTGAGCTTGCAACGCTTTTGTCAGGAAGGTACACAGAGATTAAGATGCTGCCGCTTTCTTTCCGCGAGTATATGGCGGTGACAGGTATGGCAAAAGAGGAAGCTTTTGCAGAGTTTATGAAAACTGGCGGAATTCCGTATGTGGCAGTAATGAACCGTACGGATGAAAAAATAGATCAGTATTTGGAAGGAATCTACAACACCGTCATTGTAAAAGATATTGAGCAGCGGCAGACAAGAAGAGAAAAAGAGAGTGGAAAACGAAAAATCACAGACATTGCGTTACTGAAGACAATTGCCAGATATCTGGCAAGCGTTATCGGCAGCCCGGTGTCTATGAAAAGTATAACCGATTATCTGATCTCAGCTGGCAGAAAAGTATCCCAAAACACAGTCAGCGATTATGTTGAAGCCCTGACAGAGTCTTTTATTTTTTATCCTGTGGAGCGATTTGACATTGTAGGAAAGCAACTCTTAAAGGTCAACAATAAGTTTTACATGGTAGATATGGGAATCAGAAACCACATTCTTCCAAGAAAACGATACGATCTTGGATTTACCATTGAGAACATTGTGTATCTCGAACTTTCACGAAGGGGCGGCAAAGTCAATGTCGGAAAATATGGTTCTACTGAAGTCGACTTTGTGACACAGAAGGAAGGCGTGCTTACCTATTATCAGGTGACCGCTGATATGACGGCGGAAGAAACCTTTGAGAGAGAGATGAGACCGCTGCGGAGTATTCATGATAATTATGAAAAGATTGTCCTGACACTGGATCGTTTTTCACTCGGAAATTACGATGGCATAAAAGTTGTGAATGTCATCGACTGGCTTTTGGGATGA
- a CDS encoding glycosyltransferase: MKNVVQDLTSAGIDWQREKWQSGLGSKFIHQGEKNAAKYADEVIVLSKGVQDYFKETYGRETHFIPNGVNRPQIREASLITDKFGLKKDSYILFLGRLVPEKGIRYLVEAFKNVKTDKKLVIAGGSSDTDSFISGSKEGQGRC; this comes from the coding sequence GTGAAAAATGTTGTCCAAGACTTGACATCGGCCGGCATTGATTGGCAACGCGAGAAATGGCAATCAGGACTTGGCTCTAAGTTTATTCACCAAGGCGAAAAAAATGCTGCGAAATATGCGGACGAGGTCATTGTTCTGAGCAAAGGAGTGCAGGACTATTTTAAGGAAACTTATGGAAGAGAAACGCACTTTATCCCTAATGGCGTGAATAGGCCGCAGATTCGGGAAGCAAGTCTGATTACAGATAAGTTCGGGCTGAAAAAAGACTCATACATATTGTTCCTCGGTCGTCTGGTGCCGGAGAAGGGCATTCGATATTTGGTTGAGGCCTTCAAGAATGTCAAGACAGATAAAAAATTGGTCATTGCAGGCGGCTCCAGTGATACGGATTCCTTTATCTCTGGAAGCAAAGAAGGCCAAGGCAGATGCTAA
- a CDS encoding VOC family protein, which yields MNLSKIHHIAIIVSDYEAAKNFYVNKLGFSVIRENYRPERKDWKLDLRVNKHTELEIFAEENPPKRVNRPEACGLRHLAFCVESVEQTVKELAEIGIECEPIRVDDYTGKKMTFFHDPDGLPLELHE from the coding sequence ATGAACTTATCTAAAATACATCATATTGCAATTATCGTATCTGACTACGAAGCCGCAAAGAATTTTTATGTGAACAAGCTGGGCTTCTCTGTCATCAGAGAGAACTACCGTCCAGAGCGTAAGGACTGGAAGCTAGATCTTCGTGTCAATAAGCACACAGAGCTCGAGATTTTCGCTGAGGAAAACCCGCCGAAGCGTGTGAACCGTCCCGAAGCCTGTGGCCTGCGTCATCTTGCATTCTGTGTGGAGAGCGTGGAGCAGACGGTGAAAGAGCTGGCGGAGATAGGGATTGAATGTGAGCCAATCCGTGTGGATGATTACACCGGCAAGAAGATGACATTCTTCCACGACCCGGATGGACTGCCGCTGGAACTGCACGAATAA
- a CDS encoding alpha/beta fold hydrolase, which produces MAKDRIESKYVTVAPGVELHILEKGEGKPLVFIPGLTFSGEIFKNQLEYFSSEYRVIAIDPRGQGYSAKTVDGNDYLTHGRDVAGLIDALGLKDIILIGWSTGNLDTWSYVQQFGKDKLRGVVTIDMSPLPLSPDPKWWTEGTIEELSQVATQVLTSSEGCREFFSEYATGVMIQHKMEPDELEYLLDISGRTPYWICRQLFCDAVFSNYLEIAKDVGATMPSLMFIAEHWQDIAKPFVETQLPGYDTYVMGGHLMFYEYPEKWNHVLEDFLNKL; this is translated from the coding sequence ATGGCAAAAGATCGTATTGAAAGCAAGTATGTCACTGTGGCCCCTGGTGTGGAGTTACATATCTTGGAAAAAGGCGAAGGTAAGCCGTTGGTCTTCATTCCCGGCCTGACCTTCTCTGGTGAGATTTTCAAGAACCAACTGGAGTATTTCTCCTCTGAATATCGTGTCATTGCTATCGATCCTCGCGGCCAAGGCTATTCTGCCAAAACCGTGGATGGCAACGACTACCTGACCCACGGTCGCGATGTAGCTGGTCTGATTGATGCATTGGGTCTCAAAGATATTATCCTGATTGGCTGGAGCACGGGCAACCTTGACACATGGAGCTACGTGCAGCAGTTCGGCAAAGACAAGCTGCGCGGCGTTGTGACTATCGATATGTCTCCTCTCCCGCTCTCCCCTGATCCGAAGTGGTGGACTGAGGGCACGATTGAAGAGCTGTCTCAGGTTGCCACACAGGTGTTGACTTCTTCTGAGGGATGCCGTGAGTTCTTTAGCGAGTACGCGACTGGCGTCATGATTCAGCATAAGATGGAGCCTGATGAGCTGGAGTATCTGCTGGATATTTCCGGCCGCACACCATACTGGATCTGCCGTCAGTTGTTCTGCGACGCTGTGTTCTCCAACTATCTTGAAATCGCAAAAGATGTCGGTGCAACGATGCCCAGCCTGATGTTCATTGCAGAACACTGGCAGGACATTGCAAAGCCCTTTGTCGAAACACAGCTTCCCGGTTACGACACCTACGTCATGGGCGGTCACCTGATGTTCTATGAGTACCCCGAAAAGTGGAACCATGTTCTGGAAGACTTTTTGAATAAGCTATAA